The region gtatattagttctattgcttttcgcttttgggttttatttaattcagtcttgtcttagttattattataaaaaaaaatattcacgtttttccgcattaagtttattttggttactaaagtgacgccaccgaaatcggggtgttacaataggGAAGATGTGGCAGCAAGCATGAATATTAATTTTGTCTCTCACCTCATGCTTCCAACGAATGGTGGCTGGAACCGTGAATTAGTAGACTATGTTTGTTGGCCGCCAACAGCTCGAGCTATTCTTGCAATCCCTCTCCCTTTGCAACCGGGTGAAGATGGTTTCTTTTGGGTAGCTACTACGGATGGCAGGTACAGTTCTAAAACAGGTTATCAGTTTATTTGTAATGAGAGGCTAGCTAACCAAGCTTCCAGCTCCTTAGGACCTTCAATGTCTGCCTCTTTGTGGAACAAATTGTGGAGAGCCGATGCAGTTTCCACGTGCCGCGAGACCGCATGGAGAGCCTGCTTGGACATTCTACCGGTGAGAACGGAGCTGCATAGAAGGGGAGTAGCACCTGATCCATCATGCCCCTGGTGCCTTGACGCTCCGGAGACGGTTGAGCACACCCTTCTCTACTGCCCTAGGCTTAGACCGATGTGGTTCGCGTCTCCGCTTGGCCTTCGCTTCGATGTGGAGAGCTCGATGCAGGATTTCTTGGCTGGTTTTTTAGTTGATGTGGACTTCGTGGCAGCAGGAGTGTTGTTCGCGACTTTCTACTCGGTGTGGCAAGCTCGAAAGGATTTTTTGTTCCGCTCGTCCAGCTCGACGCTTGAGCAGATTCTGGTTCGTGCTTCCCGGCTTCGCCCTTCTCGGGTTTTGGCTCAGCCACCTACCATTCCCCGTGCTCCACTTGCATCATCATGGAGGAAACCTGCAATATGTATTTTCAACCTTAATTTTGATGCAGCTTTAACAACATCACATGAAGCAGGCTTTGGACTAATAGCTAGAGACAAGGAAGGGGAAATTCTAGCTGCAGCAACATCTATCTTGGAGCCAGTTCTATCCCCGATTATGGCGGAGGCTCTTTGTTTTCGGTGGGCTCTTGGACTAGCTTCAGAATTGGGATTCAGGCGCGTGTGCATGGAGACAGATTGTCTTGGCCTTTTCAATTATTGGA is a window of Lotus japonicus ecotype B-129 chromosome 5, LjGifu_v1.2 DNA encoding:
- the LOC130719276 gene encoding uncharacterized protein LOC130719276, producing MNINFVSHLMLPTNGGWNRELVDYVCWPPTARAILAIPLPLQPGEDGFFWVATTDGRYSSKTGYQFICNERLANQASSSLGPSMSASLWNKLWRADAVSTCRETAWRACLDILPVRTELHRRGVAPDPSCPWCLDAPETVEHTLLYCPRLRPMWFASPLGLRFDVESSMQDFLAGFLVDVDFVAAGVLFATFYSVWQARKDFLFRSSSSTLEQILVRASRLRPSRVLAQPPTIPRAPLASSWRKPAICIFNLNFDAALTTSHEAGFGLIARDKEGEILAAATSILEPVLSPIMAEALCFRWALGLASELGFRRVCMETDCLGLFNYWRQREGASSHLETVVRDFRFMLSNFDVFDFSFVRKIGNAVADALAKLAFRLGSLVWIEESS